Proteins encoded together in one Micromonospora kangleipakensis window:
- a CDS encoding siderophore-interacting protein, with amino-acid sequence MRRISHFFPRCWPDRWGHPRSYLSGSCLLYRHDDVVRRFAEACQLGDIAALRAALDGDAIAVCDSGGLVPTGVGSIQGAQDVAQLVAALLGGQPGTEVTIEAVNGRAGLVLRRGGQAIAVVAVQTAGTKVTVLWTVLNPAKLRGWHR; translated from the coding sequence GTGCGACGTATCAGCCATTTCTTCCCGAGGTGCTGGCCGGATCGGTGGGGCCACCCGCGCAGCTACCTGTCCGGTTCGTGCCTGCTCTACCGGCACGACGATGTCGTGCGCAGGTTCGCCGAGGCCTGCCAGCTTGGAGACATCGCCGCGCTCCGGGCCGCTCTGGACGGTGATGCCATCGCCGTGTGCGACAGCGGCGGGCTGGTGCCCACCGGGGTGGGTTCCATTCAGGGCGCGCAGGACGTTGCCCAGCTGGTCGCGGCCCTGCTGGGCGGGCAACCGGGCACCGAAGTGACCATCGAGGCCGTCAATGGCCGTGCTGGGCTGGTGCTGCGCCGCGGCGGCCAGGCCATCGCGGTAGTCGCCGTCCAGACGGCCGGCACAAAGGTCACCGTGCTCTGGACGGTGCTCAACCCGGCCAAACTACGCGGTTGGCATCGATGA
- a CDS encoding helix-turn-helix domain-containing protein, with product MTIEDLSEASGVSGRAISDMERGHSRAPQERTLAALADALKLSDGDRAGLVELARSGRSESRVGRPRVGELPRGISDFVGRARELELLRRHALAASVGGPTLVAVVHGQPGLGKTAFAVSAAEQLREVFPDGQFYLDLRGTDPVPTPVGEALKRLLRALDVNPAGSPTMSRSGPASCGRFCRHWGVGASERWGYRSVRLRVRLMAGTTASARA from the coding sequence ATGACTATTGAGGATCTGTCCGAGGCGTCCGGGGTGAGTGGCCGGGCGATCAGTGACATGGAGCGGGGGCACAGTCGCGCGCCGCAGGAGCGGACGTTGGCGGCGTTGGCCGACGCGCTGAAGCTCAGTGATGGCGATCGTGCTGGTCTGGTCGAGTTGGCGCGTTCGGGCCGGTCGGAGAGTCGGGTCGGGCGGCCTCGGGTGGGTGAGCTGCCGCGGGGGATCAGTGACTTTGTTGGTCGGGCGCGGGAGTTGGAGTTGCTCCGCCGCCACGCACTGGCGGCGTCTGTCGGTGGACCGACGCTGGTGGCGGTGGTGCACGGCCAGCCGGGTTTGGGGAAGACGGCGTTCGCGGTCAGCGCGGCCGAGCAGTTGCGGGAGGTGTTTCCCGACGGGCAGTTCTACCTGGACCTTCGGGGTACGGATCCGGTTCCGACGCCGGTTGGTGAGGCGTTGAAGCGGCTGTTGCGGGCGCTGGACGTCAACCCTGCAGGATCGCCGACGATGAGCAGGAGCGGGCCAGCCAGTTGCGGGCGATTCTGCAGGCATTGGGGCGTAGGTGCTTCAGAGCGGTGGGGTTATCGGTCGGTGCGGCTGAGGGTGCGGCTGATGGCGGGGACTACGGCCAGCGCGAGAGCGTAG
- the gdhA gene encoding NADP-specific glutamate dehydrogenase, producing MPEVVETVFASVVNRNPGEPEFHQAVREVLESIGPALARHPEYAHARIIERICEPERQIIFRVPWEDDHGRVRVNRGFRVEFNSALGPFKGGLRFHPSVYLGIVKFLGFEQIFKNALTGLPIGGGKGGADFDPKGRSDREVMRFCQSFMTELYRHIGAQTDVPAGDIGVGGREIGYLFGQYKRITNRYESGVLTGKGLSYGGAQVRREATGYGTVFFADEMLRQTGDSLEGKRAVVSGSGNVAIYAIEKVHQLGGTVVACSDSDGYVLDEKGIDLELLRELKEERRARLDDYVRHVPHAVAVSGRSVWEVPCDLALPCATQNEIGGAEAAALVAGGCLAVVEGANMPTTPEAVRILGRAGVRFAPGKAANAGGVAVSALEMQQNASRDSWTFAQSEQRLRETMRDIHARCWATAEEYGLPGDYVAGANINGFRRVAEAMLAHGLV from the coding sequence ATGCCGGAGGTCGTCGAGACGGTGTTCGCCAGTGTGGTCAACCGGAACCCGGGTGAGCCCGAGTTCCACCAGGCGGTACGGGAGGTGCTGGAGAGCATCGGGCCGGCCCTGGCCCGTCACCCCGAGTACGCGCACGCGCGGATCATCGAGCGGATCTGCGAGCCGGAGCGGCAGATCATCTTCCGGGTGCCGTGGGAGGACGACCACGGCCGGGTCCGGGTGAACCGGGGTTTCCGGGTGGAGTTCAACAGCGCGCTCGGCCCGTTCAAGGGCGGGCTGCGCTTCCACCCGTCGGTCTACCTGGGCATCGTCAAGTTCCTCGGCTTCGAGCAGATCTTCAAGAACGCGCTGACCGGGCTGCCGATCGGCGGCGGCAAGGGCGGCGCGGACTTCGACCCGAAGGGCCGCTCGGACCGGGAGGTGATGCGCTTCTGCCAGAGCTTCATGACCGAGCTGTACCGGCACATCGGTGCGCAGACCGACGTGCCGGCCGGTGACATCGGGGTCGGCGGCCGGGAGATCGGCTACCTGTTCGGGCAGTACAAGCGGATCACCAACCGGTACGAGTCGGGGGTGCTGACCGGCAAGGGCCTGTCGTACGGGGGCGCGCAGGTGCGCCGGGAGGCCACCGGGTACGGGACGGTCTTCTTCGCCGACGAGATGCTGCGGCAGACCGGGGACAGCCTGGAGGGCAAGCGGGCGGTGGTCTCCGGTTCGGGCAACGTGGCGATCTACGCGATCGAGAAGGTGCACCAGCTCGGCGGGACGGTGGTGGCCTGCTCGGACTCCGACGGCTACGTGCTGGATGAGAAGGGCATCGACCTGGAGCTGCTGCGGGAGTTGAAGGAGGAGCGGCGGGCCCGGCTCGACGACTACGTACGGCACGTGCCGCACGCGGTGGCGGTCTCCGGTCGTAGCGTCTGGGAGGTGCCCTGCGACCTGGCGCTGCCGTGCGCCACGCAGAACGAGATCGGCGGCGCGGAGGCCGCGGCGCTGGTGGCCGGCGGCTGCCTCGCGGTGGTGGAGGGCGCCAACATGCCGACCACGCCGGAGGCGGTGCGCATCCTCGGGCGGGCGGGGGTGCGGTTCGCCCCCGGCAAGGCGGCCAACGCCGGTGGGGTCGCGGTGAGCGCCCTGGAGATGCAGCAGAACGCCAGCCGCGACTCGTGGACGTTCGCCCAGTCGGAGCAGCGGCTCCGGGAGACGATGCGGGACATCCACGCCCGGTGCTGGGCCACCGCCGAGGAGTACGGCCTGCCCGGCGACTACGTGGCCGGGGCGAACATCAACGGGTTCCGCCGGGTGGCGGAGGCGATGCTGGCCCACGGGCTGGTCTGA
- a CDS encoding MazG-like family protein, with amino-acid sequence MDESIWDAVRASRGWLDAANGTDDAELTCRILKLTEEAGEAAGAWIGVLGQNPRKGVTHRREDVAAELADVVFTALVAIESLGLDARSVVAACAAKVRDRAST; translated from the coding sequence GTGGATGAGTCGATCTGGGACGCGGTCCGGGCCTCCCGCGGCTGGCTGGACGCCGCCAACGGCACGGACGACGCCGAGCTGACCTGTCGGATCCTGAAGCTCACCGAGGAGGCGGGAGAGGCGGCGGGCGCCTGGATCGGGGTGCTCGGTCAGAATCCCCGCAAGGGCGTGACGCATCGCCGCGAGGACGTCGCCGCCGAGCTGGCGGACGTCGTCTTCACGGCGCTCGTCGCCATCGAGAGCCTGGGGTTGGACGCGCGGTCCGTGGTGGCGGCGTGTGCGGCGAAGGTGCGGGATCGCGCTTCGACCTGA
- a CDS encoding pirin family protein: MDRTESLPAQTLPPGVPSSDPGSVLLPGHDVPLGRYTTVRRLLPQRQRRMVGAWCFVDHFGPDDVAERPGMEVPPHPHTGLQTVTWLLDGEILHRDSLGSVQPIRPGQLNVMTSGHGIAHSERSPAEHPPVMHGVQLWVALPDPARAGAADFAHHAELPRWRDGDLDVTLLVGEIRGERSPAVVHTPLVGAQLEVRGPAPATVPLRRDFEYGLLAMSGSAVADGVSLAPGALLYLGAGRDTVTLRAAPGSRLLLLGGAPFDEPLVMWWNFVGRSHEEVAAAREDWMAGRRFGTVADDPAPPLPAPALPTTRLKARDRRGGLIG, from the coding sequence GTGGACCGTACCGAATCGTTGCCGGCGCAGACCCTGCCACCCGGCGTGCCCTCCAGCGACCCGGGCAGCGTGCTGCTGCCCGGCCACGACGTGCCGCTGGGGCGCTACACCACGGTGCGGCGGCTGCTGCCGCAGCGGCAGCGCCGGATGGTCGGGGCCTGGTGCTTCGTCGACCATTTCGGACCGGACGACGTCGCCGAGCGGCCCGGCATGGAGGTGCCGCCGCACCCGCACACCGGCCTGCAGACGGTGACCTGGCTGCTCGACGGGGAGATCCTGCACCGGGACAGCCTGGGCAGCGTGCAGCCGATCCGGCCCGGACAGTTGAACGTGATGACCTCCGGGCACGGCATCGCCCACTCCGAGCGGTCACCGGCCGAGCATCCGCCGGTCATGCACGGCGTGCAGCTGTGGGTGGCGCTGCCCGATCCGGCGCGGGCCGGCGCCGCCGATTTCGCCCATCACGCGGAGCTGCCCCGCTGGCGGGACGGCGACCTGGACGTCACGCTGCTGGTGGGTGAGATCCGCGGCGAGCGCTCCCCGGCCGTGGTGCACACCCCGCTGGTCGGCGCGCAGCTCGAGGTGCGCGGTCCGGCGCCGGCCACGGTGCCGCTGCGCCGCGACTTCGAGTACGGGCTGCTGGCGATGTCGGGCTCCGCGGTGGCGGACGGGGTGTCGCTCGCCCCGGGTGCGCTGCTGTACCTGGGCGCCGGCCGGGACACGGTGACCCTGCGCGCGGCGCCCGGCAGCCGGCTGCTGCTGCTCGGTGGCGCGCCCTTCGACGAGCCCCTGGTGATGTGGTGGAACTTCGTGGGCCGGTCGCACGAGGAGGTCGCCGCCGCCCGGGAGGACTGGATGGCCGGCCGGCGGTTCGGGACGGTGGCCGACGATCCGGCGCCGCCGCTGCCGGCCCCGGCGCTGCCCACCACCCGGCTCAAGGCCCGCGACCGTCGCGGCGGCCTCATCGGCTGA
- a CDS encoding DUF1345 domain-containing protein, with product MRRTIRDPDGHTPAAVQLTVMGLVGVVCGGLFAALVSPTVGPLVGWDAAALSWLALLWGRLWRLDADHTAQLAVHEDPNRPMRDGLLLGACLASLLAVGVVLTTAHEVPPGLPLDAYGGLGVLSVVLSWFVVHTLFTARYARLYYAGEPGGVNFHQDEAPCYADFAYLAFTVGATFQVSDTDLCSAEMRRTVLRHMLVSYVFGAVIIAATVNLVVGLAR from the coding sequence GTGCGGCGCACGATCCGCGACCCGGACGGGCACACCCCGGCGGCGGTCCAGCTCACCGTGATGGGGCTGGTCGGGGTGGTCTGCGGTGGACTGTTCGCGGCCCTGGTCTCGCCGACGGTCGGCCCGCTGGTGGGCTGGGACGCCGCCGCGCTGAGCTGGCTGGCCCTGCTCTGGGGTCGGCTGTGGCGCCTGGACGCCGACCACACCGCCCAGCTCGCGGTGCACGAGGACCCGAACCGCCCGATGCGGGACGGGCTGCTGCTGGGGGCGTGCCTGGCCAGCCTGCTCGCGGTCGGGGTGGTGCTCACCACCGCGCACGAGGTGCCGCCCGGGCTGCCGCTGGACGCCTACGGCGGGCTGGGCGTGCTCAGCGTGGTGCTCTCCTGGTTCGTCGTGCACACCCTCTTCACCGCCCGGTACGCCCGGCTGTACTACGCCGGCGAACCGGGCGGCGTGAACTTCCATCAGGACGAGGCGCCCTGCTACGCCGACTTCGCGTACCTGGCGTTCACGGTGGGGGCGACGTTCCAGGTCTCCGACACCGACCTGTGCAGCGCCGAGATGCGCCGCACCGTGCTGCGGCACATGCTGGTGTCGTACGTGTTCGGAGCGGTCATCATCGCGGCCACGGTCAACCTGGTCGTCGGCCTCGCGAGGTAG
- a CDS encoding DUF2795 domain-containing protein, protein MASYTDVLDYLSALDYPAGKDDVVREAEREGAPPEVLQALRALPPVDYANGNEVARSAGIDAAPEVGSAQRAAQTRDKRHQRVSQHLRGI, encoded by the coding sequence ATGGCGAGTTACACCGACGTCCTTGATTACCTGTCCGCGCTGGACTACCCGGCCGGCAAGGACGACGTCGTCCGCGAGGCCGAGCGGGAGGGCGCGCCGCCGGAGGTGTTGCAAGCCCTGCGGGCCCTGCCGCCGGTCGACTACGCCAACGGCAACGAGGTCGCCCGGTCGGCCGGCATCGACGCCGCCCCGGAGGTCGGCTCCGCGCAGCGGGCGGCGCAGACCCGCGACAAACGGCACCAGCGGGTCTCGCAGCACCTGCGCGGCATCTGA
- a CDS encoding DUF2267 domain-containing protein, with protein sequence MNYDTFVDQVAQRTRASSERAVELTRATLETLAERLTGGELLDLAAQLPKPLQLVLKPSPGTEAAERFGAAEFVARVGQRAGIDENAARDTVRAVFTTLREAVTGGEFDDIVVQLPRDYRDMVEPVLAPGATLRR encoded by the coding sequence ATGAACTACGACACCTTCGTCGACCAGGTCGCGCAGCGGACCCGGGCGTCCTCGGAGCGGGCGGTCGAGTTGACCCGGGCCACGTTGGAGACGCTGGCCGAGCGGTTGACCGGCGGCGAACTGCTCGACCTGGCGGCCCAGCTGCCGAAGCCGCTGCAGCTGGTGCTGAAACCGAGCCCGGGCACCGAGGCGGCTGAGCGGTTCGGCGCGGCCGAGTTCGTCGCCCGGGTCGGGCAGCGGGCCGGCATCGACGAGAACGCGGCCCGGGACACCGTCCGGGCGGTCTTCACCACGCTGCGCGAGGCGGTTACCGGTGGGGAGTTCGACGACATCGTGGTGCAGCTGCCGCGCGACTACCGGGACATGGTGGAGCCGGTCCTGGCCCCCGGGGCGACCCTGCGCCGCTGA
- a CDS encoding CaiB/BaiF CoA transferase family protein gives MTDDAPPAPVGPLSGVRVIELAGIGPGPFAAMMLADLGADVMRVDRTAPAAFGSPPGDLLNRNRRSLAVDLKSAAGREVVLALVGRADALLEGFRPGVTERLGLGPDDCLAVNPRLVYGRMTGWGQQGPLAASAGHDIDYLALTGALHGIGRAGERPVPPMNLLGDFGGGGMMLALGVVAALYAVRAGAPGQVVDAAIVDGVSVLATQIHALRRFGMWQDERGVNLLDGGAPFYDTYECADGRHLAVGALEPRFYDELVRLTGFPLAGDEALDRTDPANWPALRAAWDRLFRTRTRDEWAELLAGSDACVAPVLDWREAPEHPHLAARGVFVEHDGVTQPAPAPRFSGTPTAVRRPPPQPGEHTDELLAEAGFDADRIAALRADGAIG, from the coding sequence ATGACCGACGACGCGCCGCCCGCCCCGGTCGGCCCCCTCTCCGGCGTCCGGGTGATCGAGCTGGCCGGCATCGGGCCCGGCCCCTTCGCCGCGATGATGCTGGCCGACCTCGGCGCCGACGTGATGCGGGTGGACCGGACGGCGCCCGCCGCGTTCGGCAGCCCGCCCGGGGACCTGCTCAACCGCAACCGCCGCTCCCTGGCCGTCGACCTCAAGTCGGCCGCCGGCCGGGAGGTGGTGCTGGCCCTGGTCGGCCGGGCGGACGCGCTGCTGGAGGGCTTCCGCCCGGGGGTGACCGAACGCCTCGGGCTCGGCCCCGACGACTGCCTCGCGGTCAACCCACGGCTGGTCTACGGCCGGATGACCGGCTGGGGGCAGCAGGGCCCCCTCGCGGCGTCCGCCGGGCACGACATCGACTACCTGGCGTTGACCGGCGCGCTGCACGGCATCGGCCGGGCCGGCGAGCGCCCGGTGCCGCCGATGAACCTGCTCGGCGACTTCGGCGGCGGGGGGATGATGCTGGCCCTCGGCGTGGTGGCCGCCCTCTACGCCGTCCGCGCCGGCGCGCCCGGCCAGGTGGTCGACGCGGCCATCGTGGACGGTGTGTCGGTGCTCGCCACCCAAATCCACGCGCTGCGCCGGTTCGGCATGTGGCAGGACGAGCGGGGGGTGAACCTCCTCGACGGCGGGGCGCCCTTCTACGACACGTACGAGTGCGCCGACGGGCGGCACCTCGCCGTCGGCGCGCTGGAGCCGCGGTTCTACGACGAGCTGGTCCGGCTCACCGGCTTCCCGCTCGCCGGCGACGAGGCCCTCGACCGCACCGACCCGGCGAACTGGCCCGCGCTGCGCGCGGCGTGGGACCGGCTCTTCCGCACCCGGACCCGGGACGAGTGGGCGGAGCTGCTGGCCGGGTCGGACGCCTGCGTCGCGCCGGTGCTCGACTGGCGGGAGGCGCCGGAGCACCCCCACCTGGCCGCCCGGGGCGTCTTCGTCGAACACGACGGGGTGACCCAGCCGGCCCCGGCGCCGCGCTTCTCGGGCACCCCGACCGCGGTACGCCGACCGCCGCCGCAGCCCGGCGAGCACACCGACGAACTGCTGGCCGAGGCCGGCTTCGACGCCGACCGGATCGCCGCCCTGCGCGCCGACGGCGCGATCGGCTGA
- a CDS encoding TerC/Alx family metal homeostasis membrane protein, translating to MTELSYLSAASELSSVGTPTLWGVTIAGVLALLVLDFLVTRRPHEVSIKEALGWSAFYIALPLAFGGWIWSRFGSELGVQYLTGYLVEKSLSVDNLFVFMLLLAAFAVPAVLAQRVLLYGIAGALVLRAIFIALGAAALQTLDFAFLLFGLILIATAVKLLRDALSGHQQEVDINKMRSVRLLRRVMPVVDEYQGTKMTVRQNGRRALTPLALVVVAVLATDIVFAVDSVPAVYGITEDPYLVFATNAFALLGLRALYFVLHAALSRLVHLSYGLAIILAFIGVKLGLHWAHGVWAGVPQIPTLASLGVIIGVLVVVTLTSLRATRDRAAGDTQVVADRH from the coding sequence ATGACCGAGTTGTCATACCTGTCCGCCGCCAGCGAGCTGTCATCGGTCGGCACCCCCACGCTGTGGGGGGTGACCATCGCCGGGGTGCTCGCCCTGCTGGTGCTGGACTTCCTGGTCACCCGCCGCCCGCACGAGGTGTCGATCAAGGAAGCGCTCGGCTGGTCGGCGTTCTACATCGCCCTGCCGCTGGCCTTCGGCGGCTGGATCTGGTCCCGCTTCGGCTCCGAACTGGGCGTGCAGTACCTCACCGGCTACCTGGTGGAGAAGTCGCTGTCGGTCGACAACCTCTTCGTCTTCATGCTGCTGCTGGCCGCCTTCGCGGTGCCCGCCGTGCTCGCCCAGCGGGTGCTGCTCTACGGCATCGCCGGCGCGCTGGTGCTGCGCGCGATCTTCATCGCCCTCGGTGCCGCCGCCCTGCAGACCCTCGACTTCGCCTTCCTGCTGTTCGGCCTCATCCTGATCGCCACCGCGGTCAAGCTGCTGCGCGACGCCCTCTCCGGGCACCAGCAGGAGGTCGACATCAACAAGATGCGGTCGGTCCGGCTGCTGCGCAGAGTCATGCCGGTGGTCGACGAGTACCAGGGCACGAAGATGACGGTCCGGCAGAATGGCCGGCGCGCGCTCACCCCGCTCGCCCTGGTCGTGGTCGCGGTGCTCGCCACCGACATCGTCTTCGCCGTCGACTCGGTGCCCGCCGTCTACGGCATCACCGAGGACCCGTACCTGGTCTTCGCCACCAATGCGTTCGCCCTGCTCGGCCTGCGGGCGCTCTACTTCGTGCTGCACGCCGCGCTCAGCCGGCTGGTCCACCTCAGCTACGGCCTGGCCATCATCCTCGCCTTCATCGGGGTCAAGCTGGGCCTGCACTGGGCGCACGGTGTCTGGGCCGGCGTGCCGCAGATCCCGACCCTCGCGTCGCTCGGCGTGATAATCGGGGTCCTGGTGGTCGTGACCCTGACCAGCCTGCGGGCCACCCGCGACCGCGCGGCCGGCGACACCCAGGTTGTCGCCGACCGGCATTGA
- a CDS encoding sulfite oxidase-like oxidoreductase, protein MSPGFQGRPRSAEPALPPGQYLTEDFPVLSAGPTPRVPLDTWEFVVTAEGGVEFRWTWDELMSLPQDMPTVDIHCVTRWSKLGTSWQGVSLDTLLEGIDTGARYALVHSYGGYTTNLPLDDLRGGRAWVAHTYDGGPLPAEHGGPARLLVPHLYFWKSAKWVRGIRLLVDDKPGFWETAGYHDYGDPWREQRYQGD, encoded by the coding sequence GTGTCGCCGGGCTTCCAGGGTCGGCCCCGCTCGGCCGAACCGGCCCTGCCGCCGGGCCAGTACCTGACCGAGGACTTTCCGGTGCTCTCCGCCGGCCCGACGCCGCGGGTGCCGCTGGACACCTGGGAGTTCGTCGTCACCGCCGAGGGCGGCGTCGAGTTCCGGTGGACCTGGGACGAGCTGATGAGCCTGCCGCAGGACATGCCCACGGTGGACATCCACTGCGTCACCCGGTGGTCCAAGCTCGGCACCAGCTGGCAGGGGGTGTCGCTGGACACCCTGCTGGAGGGGATCGACACCGGCGCCCGGTACGCGCTGGTCCACTCGTACGGCGGGTACACCACCAATCTGCCCCTGGACGACCTGCGCGGCGGTCGGGCCTGGGTTGCGCACACCTACGACGGCGGCCCGCTGCCGGCCGAGCACGGCGGCCCGGCCCGGCTACTCGTTCCGCACCTCTACTTCTGGAAGTCGGCCAAGTGGGTGCGCGGCATCCGGCTGCTGGTCGACGACAAGCCGGGCTTCTGGGAGACCGCCGGCTACCACGACTACGGCGACCCGTGGCGCGAGCAGCGCTACCAGGGCGACTGA
- a CDS encoding ferredoxin reductase, which yields MAAPTTDRVAGPLTWRVARLVERRTETPTAQTLVLEVPGWPGHVAGQHVDVRLTAPDGYQAARSYSLAGPPDGDRIALTVQKVPDGEVSPYLIDVYGAGDPVEVRGPVGGWFVWRTEETAPVLLVAGGSGVVPLMAMIRARRDAGSRVPFRLIYSVRTPADVIYADELRRRARDDQGLDVAYVYTREAPEGWRGEPHRVGLADVNTHGWPADLEPLCYVCGPTGFVETVADLLVGLGHQTRRVKTERFGPTG from the coding sequence GTGGCCGCACCCACGACTGACCGGGTGGCGGGGCCGCTGACCTGGCGGGTGGCCCGGCTGGTGGAGCGCCGGACGGAGACGCCGACCGCGCAGACCCTGGTGCTGGAGGTGCCCGGCTGGCCGGGGCACGTGGCCGGGCAGCACGTCGACGTCCGGCTCACCGCCCCGGACGGCTACCAGGCCGCCCGTTCGTACTCCCTCGCCGGCCCGCCCGACGGGGACCGGATCGCGCTGACCGTCCAGAAGGTGCCCGACGGGGAGGTCTCGCCGTACCTGATCGACGTGTACGGCGCGGGCGACCCGGTGGAGGTGCGCGGCCCGGTCGGCGGCTGGTTCGTCTGGCGCACCGAGGAGACCGCCCCGGTGCTGCTGGTGGCCGGCGGCTCGGGCGTGGTGCCGCTGATGGCGATGATCCGGGCCCGCCGGGACGCGGGCAGCCGGGTGCCGTTCCGGCTGATCTACTCGGTGCGCACCCCCGCGGACGTGATCTACGCCGACGAGCTGCGCCGGCGGGCCCGCGACGACCAGGGCCTGGACGTGGCGTACGTGTACACCCGGGAGGCGCCCGAGGGGTGGCGGGGCGAACCGCACCGGGTCGGCCTGGCCGACGTGAACACCCACGGCTGGCCGGCGGACCTGGAGCCGCTCTGCTACGTCTGCGGCCCGACTGGATTCGTGGAGACGGTGGCGGACCTGCTGGTCGGGCTGGGGCACCAGACCCGGCGGGTGAAGACCGAACGGTTCGGCCCGACCGGTTGA
- a CDS encoding DUF6510 family protein, whose translation MTDMSYLDGNMLDGPLRELFAVDLSSATGRCDSCGTLGPVAGLHVFSHAPGLVGRCPACSEVMLRLVRAPDRAWLDLRGTTFLQVPMPLDQPHPRPL comes from the coding sequence ATGACCGACATGTCCTACCTGGACGGCAACATGCTCGACGGGCCGCTGCGCGAGCTCTTCGCCGTGGACCTGAGCAGCGCCACCGGCCGCTGTGACTCGTGCGGGACGCTCGGCCCGGTGGCCGGGCTGCACGTCTTCTCGCACGCGCCGGGCCTGGTGGGCCGCTGCCCGGCCTGCAGCGAGGTGATGCTGCGGCTGGTCCGGGCGCCCGACCGGGCCTGGCTGGACCTACGCGGCACGACCTTCCTCCAGGTGCCGATGCCGCTGGACCAGCCGCATCCCCGGCCGCTGTAG